The Leptospira montravelensis nucleotide sequence AAAGTTATTCGGTGGTTCGCTGGCACTAGGTTCAATGAGTCCAATGTCACGAAGTACAGTCCCTCCATCCACATCCTCTAGCCAAATTTGGTGAGGTGCCGTGGAAGAAATAGAAATGTTATCTTGGGCAAGTTTACTTGCTTTGACTTCTAGTGGTGAGTTATTGATTTTATCAATCACATCATCAATGGTATCACCCACAGAGATATGAATCTCCACTCCATCAATTTTAAACTTTTGGTCGGAAGTGGCTTGGTAAGCAGAGTTATCTACTTTGGAAGTGACACTGACGTTGGTTCCCCAAAAAACTTTGTTACCAGGAATGGTGATGGGAATGTATTCGCCTTTTTCGATTTCACGGAGCTGTTCTCCGATATCACCGCGATACTCTACACCCACGTATTGGTTTTTGAGTTCTAGGCCTTGCAGACCTTTAATTTTGGATTCAATTGGTTCAAAGGGAGGTCTTTCGATGACATGACCACCAAACAAAGGTTGTCCGGTTGCATCACGAGCATTGGCAAGATCCACAATGGCACGTAAATGTTGGTCGATCTCTTTACCGATCGCCACTTCCAATTCAAATCCCTTGTCCCCTTGGTATATCCCGTTTCCGGCCTGAACTGTAAGGACACGAGCCCTTTGGAAAATTTCTCCCATTTTATCGAGGACACCATCAATCTGTTGTAACCTTTGGTATCCATCCCCAATGTTTTCTTCGTATTGGGAAAGTTCATTCAGTCGGGATCGAAAGTACATTTGGTTTGTGGCCGCACCCGGATCATCGGATGGTTTGCGAATTTTTAATCCGGTTCCTAGTTGGGTTTGGGTTTCGTCCATCGCCACTTGGTGACGGTTTAAGTTTCGCACCAAGGAATTGTTTTGCATCATGTTAGTAATTCTGATCATGATTATACACCTAACCTATTGATGACGAGATCCAACATCTCATTGAGTGTGGAAATCATTCTTGCGGAAGCATTATAAGATTGTTGGAACTGAACCATATTGGCCATCTCCTCATCCAAGTTCACACCCATCACTGACTGACGCATGTTTTCTAGTTCCACCATCAGTTCATTTTGAGTGGTATACTCTTGTTTTGCTTCTCGTGCTTCTGTTCCTAGTCTAGAGATGAGTGAGTTATAAAAATCATCCGTTGTTTTGGAATAATCAAACATCACCGGTTTTTCACGGAGGGCCGCTGCAATGAGAAGGGCATTGGATCCGTCTTTCTGACCGTTAGGTGAATTGTAATCACCAGATCCATTGACATCCTTACCTCGAGCGGCAGCAATGTTTGCCGGGTTGTTTCTCACATCTTCAGACATTTTAAAGAAAGAAGAAGGATGATACATCGGAGTCAGAGTGATGTCCTGAGCATTGGCTTGGAACTTATTGATCTCACCTACTTTTCGGTAATCAAAAGATCCAGCCACTCCCGTTGCCGTTAGAATTCCAGTTAGGCCCACAAGAAGTTCCCCAGAATCTTCTAAGTGGCGGATCATAAAGTTTTCTTTTTTATCGAGAGGGTTCGTGGTTGCTTTTAGCGCCAACTGGTTGTCATGCGACATGTAAGCCACTACACCAGTTTCTGAACGATTGATTCGTTTGATGACTGCGTTTAATGTATCATCTTTGGAATAAGGAACAAGAACCTCTGTTTCCCCACCAGGACTTGCTTTTAGAAAACGCATAGTTCCGGAAATTCCAATCGGACGATCCGCATCAAGTGATGTGCGACCAGTCACGCGAAACACTGCGGTTTTATCGTTTAGTCCATCC carries:
- a CDS encoding flagellar hook-associated protein 3 — encoded protein: MRITNMMQNNSLVRNLNRHQVAMDETQTQLGTGLKIRKPSDDPGAATNQMYFRSRLNELSQYEENIGDGYQRLQQIDGVLDKMGEIFQRARVLTVQAGNGIYQGDKGFELEVAIGKEIDQHLRAIVDLANARDATGQPLFGGHVIERPPFEPIESKIKGLQGLELKNQYVGVEYRGDIGEQLREIEKGEYIPITIPGNKVFWGTNVSVTSKVDNSAYQATSDQKFKIDGVEIHISVGDTIDDVIDKINNSPLEVKASKLAQDNISISSTAPHQIWLEDVDGGTVLRDIGLIEPSASEPPNNFSKSATVTGLSVFDVLIQLRNDLIQKDQERIGGRDLGDLDLALENILRHRSTIGARMNRLEQHEERVSYDKMYMTELLAKNEGIDFPETIMNMKWLETIHSYALNVGSKIIKPTLMDFLR